CAACCCAAAAAGAAAGTAGAATTAATCTTTAGTGCAATACTTTATGAAATTATTGGTTCAATTCTTGCCTCTATTTCACTAAAAATAATGAGTGATTATGATGCTGTAGATACGTTCTTTTTAAGTATTATGCTTTCATTTATTGCGCTATTTTGGAATATGATATTCAATCATCTATTTGATCGCTATCTAATTAAAAAACGAGGCAATATTATAAAGTCAACTAGGGATAGGATATTACATGGTATTGGT
The genomic region above belongs to Orbaceae bacterium lpD02 and contains:
- a CDS encoding PACE efflux transporter, with the protein product MKPADLQKQPKKKVELIFSAILYEIIGSILASISLKIMSDYDAVDTFFLSIMLSFIALFWNMIFNHLFDRYLIKKRGNIIKSTRDRILHGIGFEAIFSIIALVFIMVYKQISIVDAFFMEVFFLIFFLVYTIVYTYIYDVVRGLFLARTQRKRITIIDVKKIE